The following coding sequences lie in one Alloacidobacterium dinghuense genomic window:
- a CDS encoding malate dehydrogenase: MPISMAIIGASGAVGSTLAAQVLRSQLLEPCDRLQLVGHGSAASEGKLLGTRIDLLDAFDDERVEIEVVPKIIDVDADIVVIAAGVGLSLKRTNRRDVAIANRSIFEKIADECASRVPDALFIVVSNPVELGVDIFASRLERRRVFGMGAQQDSLRFARAIAKDLGISRRQVRASVLGEHGQSMVPLWSAVEVLASSPDVHRALDQLKEECARTPLRERVAAIQPLIIELVRAGEVPEAYEIARHALPDARIFVEPFITARSMHSTPNATSNATLQCIVAALACDHRRVHGQVLLEGEVLDLHGTCGVPITLSRDGWHPEPLDWLEACEKEMLLNAAASIRDFTLDVLSQPQPPELELEEATI; this comes from the coding sequence ATGCCGATATCGATGGCCATCATTGGCGCATCCGGCGCGGTAGGCAGCACGCTGGCGGCGCAGGTTTTAAGAAGTCAGCTCCTTGAGCCATGCGATCGACTTCAACTCGTCGGTCACGGCTCCGCTGCGAGCGAAGGCAAACTCCTCGGCACACGCATCGATCTGCTCGACGCCTTCGACGATGAACGCGTCGAAATTGAAGTCGTACCCAAAATCATTGACGTCGATGCCGATATCGTTGTCATTGCGGCGGGCGTCGGCCTGTCTCTCAAACGCACCAACCGCAGAGACGTGGCTATTGCGAACCGCAGCATCTTCGAGAAGATCGCCGACGAATGCGCCAGTCGCGTTCCGGACGCGCTCTTTATCGTAGTTAGCAATCCGGTTGAGCTAGGCGTAGATATCTTTGCGAGCAGACTGGAGCGCAGGCGCGTATTCGGTATGGGCGCGCAACAGGACTCGCTGCGCTTCGCCCGCGCCATCGCCAAAGACCTCGGTATCAGCCGCCGACAAGTCCGCGCCAGCGTTCTAGGTGAGCATGGACAATCTATGGTTCCGCTCTGGAGTGCGGTTGAGGTGCTGGCATCCAGCCCCGATGTGCATCGTGCGCTCGATCAGCTCAAGGAAGAATGCGCCCGCACACCTTTGCGGGAACGTGTCGCAGCCATCCAGCCATTGATCATCGAGCTCGTACGAGCAGGCGAGGTTCCAGAAGCGTATGAAATCGCGCGCCACGCGCTGCCGGACGCGCGTATCTTCGTCGAGCCTTTCATCACCGCGCGCTCCATGCATTCCACTCCGAATGCAACTTCGAATGCCACGCTCCAGTGCATAGTCGCCGCTCTAGCCTGCGACCACCGCCGCGTTCACGGCCAGGTGCTGCTTGAAGGAGAAGTCCTCGATCTCCACGGAACCTGTGGTGTTCCCATAACGCTGAGCCGTGACGGATGGCATCCCGAGCCGCTCGATTGGCTGGAAGCATGCGAAAAGGAAATGCTCCTCAACGCCGCTGCCTCAATCAGAGATTTCACGCTGGACGTTCTAAGCCAGCCGCAGCCTCCGGAACTCGAGCTCGAGGAAGCCACGATTTAG
- a CDS encoding DUF5009 domain-containing protein, producing MNTTISAAPVPLRETAAKPETSRLASIDIFRGLTMVVMIFVNDLASVHGLPWWTYHMPAQINAMTYVDMVYPFFLFIIGLSIPLAIKARLKKTNSELALWMHVIIRSVSLIVLGLILANAEKGDPARIGFSTNLWAILALLGAGVYLSVYTGAGYTRTVHKGLRILGLIMVVAMYAIFRRTAHDGHVAWIDGSYPEILGLIGYTFLAVSILYIPTRRWLWTPLAWLIALVTFNALCTAKWIVLPKHLPLYFWPFDNGAMASITMAGIVTSVIFLGDHRWKALGQKMSTALAFALAALGAGRLLTPLGISKIRATPAWSLYCIAAAVACFALLYWICDVKKKTAWAFFARPAGANTLLTYLLPDLYYFLVAALGFTYFDTHFDYGWPGLVRAIVFTSFILAVAALLTRCKIRLQL from the coding sequence ATGAACACGACCATTTCGGCCGCGCCAGTACCACTCCGCGAAACGGCAGCCAAACCAGAAACCTCCCGGCTTGCATCGATAGACATCTTTCGCGGCCTCACCATGGTCGTCATGATCTTCGTCAATGATCTCGCCAGCGTCCACGGCCTTCCCTGGTGGACCTACCACATGCCCGCCCAGATCAACGCCATGACGTATGTAGACATGGTCTATCCGTTCTTCCTTTTCATCATCGGCCTGTCCATTCCGCTCGCCATCAAAGCGCGCCTGAAAAAGACCAACTCCGAATTAGCGCTCTGGATGCATGTCATCATCCGCTCTGTCAGCCTCATCGTTCTCGGTCTGATTCTCGCCAATGCCGAAAAAGGCGATCCGGCCCGCATTGGCTTCAGCACCAATCTCTGGGCGATCCTCGCGTTGCTTGGCGCGGGCGTTTACCTCAGCGTGTACACCGGCGCGGGATACACCCGAACCGTACACAAAGGGCTCCGCATACTCGGCCTGATCATGGTCGTCGCCATGTACGCCATCTTCCGCCGAACCGCGCACGATGGCCATGTCGCGTGGATCGACGGCTCTTATCCGGAAATCCTCGGCCTCATCGGCTACACCTTTCTTGCTGTATCCATTCTGTATATCCCCACACGCCGCTGGCTCTGGACGCCGCTCGCTTGGCTGATCGCGCTCGTCACCTTCAACGCTCTCTGTACGGCAAAGTGGATCGTCCTGCCCAAACATCTACCGCTCTACTTCTGGCCATTCGATAACGGAGCGATGGCCTCGATCACAATGGCCGGCATCGTCACGTCCGTCATCTTTCTGGGCGATCACCGATGGAAGGCCCTCGGCCAGAAAATGTCGACGGCTTTGGCTTTCGCGCTTGCGGCACTGGGCGCGGGCCGTCTGCTCACGCCTCTCGGCATCTCGAAAATTCGTGCCACGCCAGCCTGGTCGCTCTACTGCATCGCCGCGGCCGTCGCATGCTTTGCGCTTTTGTACTGGATCTGCGACGTGAAAAAGAAAACCGCCTGGGCCTTCTTCGCACGCCCCGCTGGCGCAAACACGCTGCTTACCTACCTGCTGCCCGACCTCTATTACTTCCTCGTCGCCGCGTTAGGTTTCACATACTTCGATACGCATTTCGATTACGGCTGGCCAGGACTTGTGAGAGCGATCGTGTTTACCTCCTTCATTTTGGCGGTCGCCGCGCTTCTCACCCGGTGCAAAATTCGGCTACAGCTCTAA
- a CDS encoding N-acetylmuramoyl-L-alanine amidase — MPLSYRSGGRTLFLSLASAALFCALSCWPANAAPHQPHSPFDKAQRLREALEGRPEQQRTRRDYERVMSAYRAVYHGDPASPKADASILAVADLLAEQGRVFQDEKSLQDAIGQYEFLRKQYPASRYRFSALLTEGEIYRRDLEDRDEAKATFQQFLKLYPQSPLADEARQELKNIQKEEVAEKHGKRPAQHTTAPVIEAQTAPPTSAPLAQPSKHKAVVTPVFPSVTQPQPQQTHTAQVPPQPAPPAPAVQQPAPEQTSEPSKLSEAAMNAPPPPRKGKLPLVTGVRHWSTPIYTRVAIDLQDEVQYEATRVPGPDRIFFDLHGSKLSPELIGKSVEVTDDGFLKRIRVAQFSNDVTRVVLDVSNVSEYSAFLLPNPWRLIIDVHGSKPGTMPAPSLIAKQQPQPATQTPASNPPSAPATPPPAATTPSTVRKPSARTTSAANTTQEPAPSPQPTPQATADAAAPGSTLKDIASLDRQPNKVKATKHPTTAPVVQSVSGTSPEQQPNELEATNQPQPAVPPTPAPAKKASSKNNSPAATPDQPAIHAAVPTAAGERSMVRALGLKIGRIVVDAGHGGHDSGTLGPDGIEEKDVVLDVALRLGKLLKQRLGADVIYTRDDDTFIPLETRTAIANKAQADLFISVHANSSSDSSARGVETYYLNFTTSADALEVAARENAVSDQSIHQLSDLVKKITLQDKISESREFAADVQQSLYSGLEDGNPGLKDRGVKKAPFVVLIGANMPSILAEISFLTNPDDAHELRDPEYRERIAESLYRGVSRYVGSLSGVRIAQSNIHTSGN, encoded by the coding sequence ATGCCCCTTTCCTACCGCTCCGGAGGACGCACGCTGTTCCTGTCTCTGGCAAGCGCAGCGCTGTTTTGTGCACTCTCCTGCTGGCCCGCCAACGCCGCGCCACACCAGCCACACTCCCCTTTTGATAAGGCGCAGCGCCTGCGCGAGGCCCTTGAGGGTCGCCCGGAACAGCAGCGAACGCGGCGCGATTATGAGCGAGTTATGAGCGCGTACCGCGCGGTCTATCACGGCGATCCTGCCTCCCCAAAGGCAGACGCCAGCATCTTGGCCGTTGCCGATCTTCTGGCCGAGCAGGGGCGGGTTTTTCAGGATGAGAAGTCGCTGCAGGACGCTATCGGGCAGTATGAATTTCTGCGCAAGCAATATCCGGCCAGCCGCTATCGCTTCAGCGCGCTGCTCACCGAGGGAGAAATCTATCGTCGCGACCTTGAGGACCGCGACGAGGCGAAGGCGACATTTCAGCAGTTTCTGAAACTCTATCCGCAGAGCCCGCTCGCCGATGAGGCGCGGCAGGAGCTAAAAAATATTCAGAAAGAAGAGGTTGCCGAAAAGCACGGCAAGCGGCCTGCGCAACATACTACGGCTCCGGTGATCGAAGCACAGACCGCACCTCCGACATCCGCACCTTTGGCTCAACCGTCGAAGCACAAGGCTGTGGTTACTCCGGTGTTTCCGTCGGTCACCCAGCCGCAGCCGCAACAGACTCACACCGCGCAAGTGCCGCCGCAGCCGGCTCCTCCTGCTCCAGCCGTACAACAACCCGCGCCTGAGCAGACATCCGAACCGTCTAAACTGAGCGAGGCAGCGATGAACGCGCCGCCTCCGCCGCGCAAGGGCAAGCTGCCTCTGGTGACTGGGGTCCGTCACTGGTCGACGCCCATTTACACGCGCGTTGCCATCGACCTGCAGGACGAAGTGCAGTATGAGGCCACGCGCGTTCCGGGGCCGGATCGCATCTTCTTCGACCTGCACGGATCAAAGCTCTCGCCTGAGTTGATCGGCAAATCGGTCGAAGTCACCGACGATGGATTTCTGAAGCGCATTCGCGTTGCGCAGTTTTCAAATGATGTGACCCGGGTCGTCCTCGATGTCAGCAATGTCAGCGAATATTCTGCCTTCCTGCTGCCGAATCCCTGGCGGCTGATCATTGATGTACATGGCAGCAAGCCCGGCACAATGCCCGCTCCGTCGCTCATAGCAAAACAACAGCCGCAACCGGCAACACAGACTCCAGCATCGAATCCGCCGAGTGCTCCCGCGACTCCGCCCCCTGCAGCAACAACACCGAGCACTGTGCGAAAACCCTCGGCGCGGACGACATCCGCTGCGAATACCACGCAGGAACCGGCGCCATCGCCGCAGCCAACCCCACAGGCCACCGCCGATGCAGCCGCTCCCGGCTCAACGCTGAAAGACATTGCATCGCTCGACCGTCAGCCGAACAAGGTGAAGGCGACCAAACATCCAACGACGGCTCCGGTGGTTCAGTCTGTGTCGGGCACTTCGCCGGAACAGCAGCCGAATGAGTTGGAGGCGACGAATCAGCCTCAGCCCGCTGTTCCCCCCACTCCCGCACCTGCAAAAAAGGCGAGCAGCAAAAACAATTCTCCCGCTGCGACTCCCGATCAGCCCGCGATTCACGCAGCCGTGCCCACCGCCGCCGGCGAGCGTTCCATGGTGCGCGCCTTGGGACTGAAGATTGGCCGCATCGTCGTCGATGCGGGACACGGCGGCCATGACTCGGGCACGCTCGGCCCGGACGGAATCGAAGAAAAGGATGTTGTGCTCGATGTAGCATTGCGCCTGGGCAAGTTGCTCAAGCAGCGGCTGGGCGCCGACGTCATCTACACCCGCGACGACGATACCTTCATCCCGCTTGAAACCCGCACCGCCATCGCCAACAAGGCGCAAGCGGATCTCTTCATCTCGGTTCATGCGAACTCAAGTTCTGACTCGTCGGCGCGCGGCGTTGAAACCTATTACCTGAATTTCACTACCTCGGCCGATGCGCTTGAAGTGGCAGCGCGCGAAAACGCCGTCTCCGATCAGTCGATTCACCAACTCTCCGATCTCGTCAAGAAAATCACCCTGCAGGACAAGATCAGCGAATCGCGCGAGTTCGCCGCCGATGTGCAGCAGAGCCTCTATTCCGGTCTCGAGGACGGCAACCCGGGCCTGAAAGATCGCGGCGTGAAAAAGGCCCCATTCGTTGTGCTCATCGGCGCCAATATGCCGTCGATTCTGGCCGAAATCTCTTTCCTGACCAATCCCGACGACGCGCATGAGCTTCGCGATCCCGAATACCGGGAGCGCATTGCAGAGTCGCTTTACCGTGGCGTTTCGCGCTATGTCGGCAGCCTGAGTGGCGTACGCATTGCGCAGAGCAACATCCACACCAGCGGCAATTGA
- a CDS encoding type II toxin-antitoxin system HicA family toxin yields MGKLGNVSGKEAVKAFQRAGWQLMGQVGSHSVLTKPGMRVNLSVPQHKELSTGTLRALIRVAGMTVDEFLELL; encoded by the coding sequence ATGGGCAAACTCGGTAACGTCTCTGGGAAGGAAGCTGTGAAGGCGTTTCAACGCGCAGGATGGCAATTGATGGGGCAGGTCGGTAGTCATTCCGTTCTCACGAAGCCGGGAATGCGAGTGAATCTTTCGGTTCCGCAGCATAAAGAATTATCTACCGGTACGCTGAGAGCATTAATTCGTGTTGCAGGCATGACAGTTGACGAGTTTCTTGAGCTGCTGTGA
- a CDS encoding type II toxin-antitoxin system HicB family antitoxin — protein MMFHVTLEKAEDGWIVVQCPALPGCVSQGRDEKEALENIREAITAWMWAEDQKALKSISEDETSVLVAV, from the coding sequence ATGATGTTCCATGTCACTCTCGAGAAAGCAGAAGACGGGTGGATCGTCGTCCAATGCCCTGCCTTGCCAGGATGCGTTTCACAAGGCCGCGACGAAAAAGAAGCGCTTGAAAATATCCGGGAGGCCATCACCGCATGGATGTGGGCCGAGGATCAGAAGGCTCTCAAGTCCATTTCTGAGGATGAAACATCCGTCTTAGTTGCTGTCTAG
- the alaS gene encoding alanine--tRNA ligase, with product MQYRSGSEIREMFLKFFETKGHRRVHSSSLVPANDPTLLFTNAGMNQFKDVFLGLEHRDYNRATTSQKCVRAGGKHNDLENVGFTRRHHTFFEMLGNFSFGDYFKKDAIAYAWELVTSPEWFGIPKDRLYVTIFKGENGAGGSFAVPRDEEAYNLWLAQGVPADRIHEYGSKDNFWQMGDTGPCGPCSEIFYDMGIEAAEVPGVDKAFGQDEARYVEIWNLVFMQFDRNTHGELNLLPKPSIDTGMGLERTAAVLQGKISNFETDLFTPLIEKARLATLSGTTLPLTEDELEASYRIIADHSRAATFLISDGVLPSNEGRGYVLRKIMRRAIRHGRRLGTDKPFLSQMVYAVRDEMWTAYPELALNADRIAQVVLAEEVRFARTLSLGLARLEDALEEVREQQDHAFDIVGSDQLGFDDGYSEAEINEAKEIASRPAILPGAAAFRLYETYGLPFDFILDACHDAKIHLDIEGFERARAEEQARARASWKGGAKQSASPVFRELPKTVFEGYRQLTSTGCEVLAIIKDGQGVKAAAPGDAVEVVLNHTSFYADSGGQIGDTGWLYSDDHNSVVADVSGCTKPVQGVFAHKAILRQPLKIGDKVDTVVDGNFRNATRRNHTGTHLLHAALREVLGTHVKQAGSLVEPNRLRFDFSHFTSIADEELQDIEDLINKEVLGNTRVETIEDVPIDVAINEYHAMALFGEKYGEKVRVVKIGDFSTELCGGTHTGATGEIGVVKLLGEGSVSSGVRRVEAVTGLGALHEFRRDFAVAQLASQLSSSAEISPADALKQKLNAQEEELRKLRRELEQIRMKSAASAVSNAADQAIEVKGIKVLAQRVDSLDRGQMRTLVDNLRQKLGSGVVVLGSAQEEGKVALIVGVTKDLTGKVQAGKIVGQIAKLVGGSGGGRPDMAEAGGKDAGQLDAALGSVPKVVLQFVGE from the coding sequence ATGCAATACCGTTCCGGCTCTGAAATACGTGAGATGTTTCTGAAGTTTTTTGAGACGAAGGGGCACCGTCGCGTGCACTCGTCCTCACTGGTTCCTGCCAACGACCCCACGCTGCTCTTCACCAACGCAGGCATGAACCAGTTTAAAGATGTGTTTCTGGGCCTCGAACACCGCGATTACAACCGCGCGACCACTTCGCAGAAATGCGTCCGCGCCGGCGGCAAGCATAACGATCTTGAAAATGTTGGCTTTACGCGTCGCCACCACACTTTCTTCGAGATGCTGGGCAACTTCAGCTTCGGCGACTACTTCAAGAAAGACGCCATCGCCTACGCCTGGGAACTGGTCACCTCACCCGAGTGGTTCGGCATTCCGAAGGACCGCCTCTATGTAACGATCTTCAAGGGCGAGAATGGCGCCGGCGGCTCGTTTGCGGTGCCTCGCGACGAGGAAGCCTACAATCTGTGGCTCGCGCAGGGAGTGCCCGCCGACCGCATCCACGAATACGGCAGCAAGGACAACTTCTGGCAAATGGGCGATACCGGCCCCTGCGGTCCCTGCTCGGAGATTTTTTATGACATGGGCATCGAGGCCGCTGAAGTTCCGGGTGTAGACAAAGCCTTCGGGCAGGATGAGGCCCGCTATGTCGAGATCTGGAACCTGGTCTTCATGCAGTTCGACCGAAACACTCACGGCGAATTGAACCTATTGCCCAAGCCTTCAATTGATACCGGCATGGGCCTTGAGCGTACTGCGGCTGTGCTTCAGGGGAAGATTTCGAATTTCGAGACAGATTTGTTCACTCCGCTGATAGAAAAGGCGAGATTAGCGACGCTTTCTGGAACGACTCTTCCTCTAACGGAAGATGAACTGGAAGCATCTTATAGGATCATTGCCGACCATTCTCGTGCGGCAACTTTCTTGATCTCTGACGGAGTTCTGCCCTCAAACGAAGGACGAGGTTACGTCTTGCGTAAGATTATGCGTCGCGCTATTCGTCACGGCAGACGACTAGGAACTGACAAGCCCTTCTTGAGTCAGATGGTCTATGCGGTGCGCGATGAAATGTGGACTGCATATCCAGAGCTTGCGTTGAACGCGGATAGAATCGCTCAGGTCGTTCTCGCCGAGGAGGTGCGGTTTGCTAGGACTTTATCGCTAGGACTTGCCAGATTGGAAGATGCTCTAGAGGAAGTGCGGGAGCAGCAGGACCACGCCTTCGATATTGTTGGTTCAGACCAGCTTGGCTTTGATGACGGCTACTCTGAAGCTGAAATCAATGAAGCTAAGGAAATAGCTAGCCGACCTGCAATTCTTCCGGGAGCAGCGGCTTTCCGGCTTTATGAGACGTACGGTCTCCCCTTTGATTTCATCCTTGATGCGTGCCATGACGCAAAAATACACCTAGACATAGAAGGTTTCGAGCGTGCCCGCGCCGAAGAACAGGCCCGTGCTCGCGCTTCATGGAAGGGCGGCGCGAAGCAATCGGCCAGCCCTGTGTTTCGTGAGCTTCCGAAGACTGTCTTTGAAGGCTACCGCCAGCTCACATCGACCGGATGCGAAGTGCTGGCCATCATCAAGGATGGTCAGGGCGTGAAGGCTGCGGCTCCCGGCGATGCGGTTGAGGTCGTGCTCAATCACACGAGTTTCTATGCCGACTCCGGCGGCCAGATCGGCGACACAGGCTGGCTCTATTCCGATGACCACAATTCCGTAGTCGCCGATGTGAGCGGATGTACCAAGCCGGTGCAAGGCGTCTTTGCGCACAAGGCGATTCTGCGGCAGCCGCTGAAGATCGGCGACAAGGTCGATACGGTCGTCGATGGAAATTTCCGCAATGCCACTCGCCGCAACCACACCGGAACACATCTCCTCCACGCGGCGCTGCGCGAGGTGTTGGGCACGCACGTCAAGCAGGCCGGATCGCTGGTCGAACCCAACCGTCTGCGTTTCGACTTTTCGCACTTCACTTCGATTGCCGACGAAGAGCTGCAGGACATCGAAGACCTGATCAACAAGGAAGTGCTTGGAAACACGCGCGTCGAAACAATAGAAGACGTTCCCATCGACGTGGCCATCAACGAGTATCACGCGATGGCGCTCTTCGGCGAGAAGTATGGCGAGAAAGTGCGGGTCGTCAAGATCGGCGACTTCTCGACCGAGCTTTGCGGCGGCACCCATACCGGCGCTACGGGCGAAATCGGCGTCGTCAAGTTGCTCGGCGAGGGCAGCGTGTCGTCAGGTGTACGCCGCGTGGAAGCTGTTACCGGCCTCGGTGCTTTGCATGAATTCCGCCGCGACTTCGCCGTGGCGCAGCTTGCTTCACAGCTTTCGTCGAGCGCGGAGATATCACCTGCGGATGCGCTCAAGCAGAAACTGAATGCTCAGGAAGAGGAACTGAGGAAGCTGCGCCGCGAGCTGGAGCAGATTCGCATGAAGTCCGCCGCCTCGGCGGTTTCGAATGCCGCGGACCAGGCCATCGAAGTGAAAGGCATTAAGGTTCTCGCGCAGCGCGTCGATTCGCTCGATCGCGGACAGATGCGAACGCTCGTCGACAATCTGCGCCAGAAGCTTGGTTCCGGCGTCGTGGTCCTCGGCTCGGCGCAGGAGGAAGGCAAGGTTGCGCTCATCGTCGGCGTGACCAAGGACCTGACCGGCAAAGTGCAGGCCGGAAAAATTGTCGGACAGATTGCGAAGCTCGTCGGCGGCTCCGGGGGCGGCCGTCCGGACATGGCCGAGGCGGGCGGCAAGGATGCCGGTCAACTAGATGCTGCCTTAGGAAGCGTTCCCAAAGTGGTCCTGCAATTTGTGGGAGAATAA
- a CDS encoding energy transducer TonB, whose amino-acid sequence MIFRMALRPASLSLLLFACATACTAQKCKGMEIKHDSPIQYPNAARAAKVQGEVVLQIHIATDGTVTADITSGPSVLAESAKRFVENWTVSWPEKDPPTACAPVLRVSYKLKEDTFSVKEKLPTHILVEAPPIETNEPSPR is encoded by the coding sequence ATGATTTTTCGCATGGCGCTGCGCCCTGCCTCGCTCTCGTTGCTCCTCTTTGCCTGTGCCACCGCGTGTACTGCGCAGAAGTGTAAAGGGATGGAGATCAAGCATGACAGCCCCATCCAATATCCGAATGCAGCCAGAGCTGCCAAGGTGCAGGGTGAGGTGGTCTTGCAAATTCACATTGCGACCGACGGAACGGTTACAGCCGATATCACTTCCGGTCCCTCCGTCCTTGCCGAATCGGCAAAGCGCTTCGTCGAGAACTGGACGGTCAGCTGGCCTGAAAAAGACCCGCCAACCGCTTGCGCGCCCGTTTTGCGCGTGAGCTATAAGTTGAAGGAAGACACCTTCAGCGTGAAAGAGAAGTTGCCGACCCACATTCTTGTGGAAGCGCCGCCGATTGAGACTAACGAGCCATCCCCGCGCTGA